TTCCGCTGCCGATGCCCCGCCGGCTTCGTGGACAAGACCTGCAGCCGCCCCGTGGGGAACTGCGCCTCCGACCCGTGCCTCAACGGGGGCACCTGCTGGCAGCACACCCAGGTGAGGTACGAGTGTGTGTGCAAGCCCGAGTTCACGGGCCCCCTCTGTGGCCGGAAGCGCGCCCCGAGCCCCCAGCAGGTCACCCGTCTGCCCAGCGGGTACGGGCTCACCTACCGCCTGACCCCCGGGGTGCACGAGCTGCCGGTGCCCCAGCCCGAGCACCGCATCCTCAAGGTGTCCATGAAGGAGCTCAACAAGAACACCCCCCTCCTCTCCGAGGGCCAGGCCATCTGCTTCACGGTCCTGGGCGTGCTGACCAGTCTGGTGGTGCTGGGCACCGTGGGTATCGTCTTCCTCAACAAGTGTGAGGCCTGGGTGTCCAACCTGCGCTACAGCCGGAGGCTGCGGCAGAAGAAGAACCTGCTGCTTCGTTACAACAGCGGCGAGGACCTCGCGGTCAACATCATCTTCCCCGAGAAGATCGACATGGCCACCTTCACCAAGGAGGCCGGCGAAGACGACATCTGAGCAGCGTCCCCGCCGGCCCCTCTCTGTTCTCGGGGTCCCGCAGAGCTCACTCTATGCGGTCTGTTCTCCTCTTTGTGGTGGAATTTGCTCTATTTTGTGTCGAATCTGGTGAACGCTACGCTTGCCTGTCTTACCTTTGTGTTGCTCTGTGACGAGTGCCGCGCGCCCAGAGcgtcctctttctctcttaatgCATGATcgaaaaacaataataagaatTTCATCTTTAAACGAGTAAAAGATATAAGTATGTTATTCTAAACTTTAACTTAAaatcaaaaagaccaaaaaaaaacaaggcaacgATGCCGGGACTCGGCGCCGACACCCCTCCCCGGAGGGGTCTCGGCCACGGTCCTCGTGAAACCGTTACGAGTGCTGTGCATGACCACCCACTGTGACAAAGGCGAAAAATCTCTTCGTTCGTTCGTCCTCACACGCCACGTCCAACGCGCACTCACATCAAGTCCAACACCGCAACCTTTAGATCTTTCCGATTGAGTTGAGATTTTGCAGAGTGCGGCGGCCGtgtgtcaggcagagagagcgcCCCGGGTTGGCTGCTGGGGGGGGCCGGGACCTcgtcccagccctgccactgaCTCGCTGTGTGATCCTTGGCGAGCCCCCCCGCCCGTCCCCACCCCGGGcccacctcttccctcccccgcccctcgaGGGAGGGGGCTGGAACGCAGTGACCATCCGAGTTCTCTCTGGCTCTGAAAGTCTGAACGAGGAACGAAGGGGTATGAACCAAAACAGGTCCTGACCCTAAACATGAGGATCTGATGATGACGGGGTCTCGTCCCGGGACCCACGGGTTTTGGCCTATCCTGGAGGCACACTTGACGTTTTGAGATCGATCCTTGCTGCCTCTCTCAAAGTGGGGAGCCTCCTGGCTCGCTTTCGGTCTGGAAGCCATCAGCCCCCTTTGAGTCACACAGTGCAGCCTGACGTTGCCACTTGGGCAACCCCCAGCCACCCCTAAATCCTCAGCACTTTACCTGCCTTCCCTGTAGCTTAGAGATGTCCCTTGAAATTTAAATGCCCCTTGAACCGCAAGTGCCCCCCTGGCCATATCTGAGCAGCAACACATCCTCACCAAGGTTTGCACAGGGTTTAGTGGGAAATTGTCGCTCGTGGGGCGTCTCCTAGTTCTGTGGTCCCAGGTCCCAGACCTTGGTCTACACAACTGTGGATTTAATTTGTGTTGCTGAGTTAATAACTCTCAGATCCTGGAAGACCTAGCCAGCTTCTGAAttataaatttgacttttttttaaaaaagagcatctatcttttttgcaaaaatagaaagatatagGACAGAGCTCTGTTTAGCTTTCCGACTCTTTGGGGTTGGACAGCTAAACAGCCCTTCGGTACCAGTGAGaaatattttgcttcttaaattatTTGGATAGGAAGCTATAGTCTCAGCTTTGTTGAGTATTACCTGCCGAGTTTACCTTGCTCCGAGTATTTATTTCCaaatcatcatcaccatcttcCTGGTCATTCAAGTCAtccccacacacacacggacaTGCGTCACCGTCACTGTACAACCATTGATCGTCACCTTCAGCCTCCGACCGCTGCCCCTGTCCCTCATCATCCTGAGTCAGAGCACGACTGTCATGTCCTCCAGCTCTCTGTGCCCCACCCAAGCCCCTGTCCCCATCGCTCCCAGTCCCCaagcccctcccaccctgcccccctgTCCCTGGTCCTCTGCAGGCAGAGGCCTGTCACCGCTtgagccctcccacccccacagctcTCGCCCAAGTCCCTTCCTCACCGGCCTGCCTCCGGGCAGTTTATCctcaaccccaagaccctgacaCCCTTGCCCGCCACGCCTCCCACCCCAAGCTCCCGTGCCCCTCCGCTTCCTGCCCTCACGCCCCGCCACCCCGCCCCTGGACTCGGAGAGCGCCCGCCCCATGTCCCTTCTCCCCCATGTCATTCAGTCATCATCTCGTCTCATCCTGAGTTcgttttgagagagaaaaaacttaaaaagagaacaaaaaagaacCGTTGGCATGGCCGGGCGGGCGTCTGGCACCCCCGCCCGGCCTCTCTCGCGTGAGACCTTGACCGAGTCTGCCAACTGTTCTGACCCAGTTTCCCCAAACACAAAATTCTGAGATTGGCCCAACTGATTCGGTTCTCCTTCCACGCTTTCCATCTCCGTGCTGTCAAGAGCAGCGCCCCTGCCCCGCCATCCTCTCCGCACCGACGACATGGGAAAGCATCCCAGTGTCGCTCCTCGACCCCCTCCCCATCCGTCCACCAACTCATCCTCCATTCATTCGATCAGGAAGCATTTCCAGCACCTGCTGCGTGCAAGGCAGCGTGCCGGGAGCTGTGCGGCTCGCAGGATGAGGGCAGTCTGGGGGGGAGTGGACACGCCCGTGTCCCCAGGAAGCCAAGCAGTGCAGGTAAAATGCCGTGGGAGCAGGGGAGTCCTGACCAGACGCCCTTACAGCCCGACCATCATACCTACCCACGTGACAGATTATCTCTTACCAGCACACAACGAGGCCACCCCACCCAAATTCCACCACGCCCACTCGCACGCATCCCGCGAAATCAGAACGGTGTCCGCAGCCTCGACACGGTCTTCACGTCATGCAGAAATGGTCCAGTCCATCCTTTATGGGGTAACCAGATTCTGCTGAGAGTGTTGGGATCTTTGGCTGCCCAAGCGCACCTCGTGTGTGTTTGGAGTAGTGTGTAGTTTACGAAACAAACGGAGAAGCTCAAAGACAGCTGTCGAAGACGTGACCACCATTCGGTCCCAAAATTGAGAGAGGAGGAGGCGTGATGATCTTTTCTGTAaccaaaacatttcaaaaatgtcaATGACGCTCTTTTTAGCTTTCCCGTTTCCTTAAACCAGACAAgcaaaaaattttgtttattgaaaaataaacaaaacccaagggctattggtgtgtttctttgatttgctGTGCGCTGGGCTACGGCGGTCCCTTCCCGCTGGCGGCCTTGGCCCCGAGCAAGCGGCGTCAGGGGCCCATGCTTTGGAGGGCCCTGCTGGGGCCCAGGCTGGCCCTTCCCACGAGGGGAGGAGACCACAGGCTAAGGGCTGAGCacttccctccccccgccccttccagATATACTCTGGGTGCCTAGAGCATGGATATTGCCTGCCCAATTGGCCCCAGCTCTTCCTTGGCTCTGTTTAGAACAGTGGCTGTGGGTGGGGAGTGCGGAGGGAGCTGGGGCTCCgcggagagggggagggacaaggggTTCCACACACAAGTGGGCCAGAGGCGAGGGTAGGCTCTCCTACCCACCAGGTTCTGGCCCAGAGCTCCTGGGTAGGGTCCCAGAATGTCACGCTGTTCTGGTCCTTCCAGAACTTAGTGCGGTTGGCATTGGGCTTTGTTTGGTAGTGAGAGGGACTCAGAGGCACATCAGTATACAAGCCCCATTTAGACTCCTGGGCATGGGCTGCGAGGGACCTGCCTGTCTTACCACCCTGGCCTCGGGCCACAGGCTTGCACACTCAGTGCACTCTCAGCGCACCCTCTTGAGTCCTGGAGTGCTAACACTGCTCAAGCCTGCCCCCCTACCCGAGAGGGGTCCCCTGGACCCTTCCTCCTGGACACAGGGGCTGCAGTTCTTATCCCGGCTGGCCCAAGAGGTCACCTTGAGGCAGGGTCCCTTCCCCTACTTCCTCCCACCGCCTGTCCCTGCCCTCTACGGCTCTCCTCGGCCGGGCCACTGCCACGGCCCACCCGGCTGGCCAGCCTGGATCCGGGTGTCCCTgagctgcctccttcctcctctcccaccggCTCTCCCTTCTGTGCTGCTCTGCTCTCAGCTGGTGGGTCGGGGTCCCGTCAAGGCCGGGGACACATGGGAGGGACAGACCGGGGGCTACAACCTCAGACATGGAGGCTATTCTGCAAAGTGTAGGAAAAGAAGATAATGAAGCTGAGGTAACAAACGTAGAAACTTCTAAGAAAGGGATGAGTTTTCCaggagaaataacaaaatgggGCCAGCAGGAAAGGCCAGTTACTTGGAGGAGAACCCCAAGGTGGGCCAGCTGTGTGTTGCCCGACTCGGGGTCCAGAACTTTTGTCCCTTTGACAGAAGGTGGTGCCTGAACAGAGGTACAGCTGCAgagcaatgagaaagaaaagatgaagacttcccaattttctctctctttttaaaaaagattttatttatttatttgacagagagagacacggtgagagaaagaacacaagcagggggattgggagagggagaagcaggtatcctgcacagcagagagcccgatgaggggctcgatcccaggaccctgagatcatgatgtgagccgaaggcagcggcttaacccactgagccattcaggtgccccttttcaATTCTTTTTCCAAAGCTAGGTGAACCCCAGTGTTCAAACCTGACAAACTCAATGGAAGGAGAGGAAAGCCACTGTCCTTACTCCCAAACAGAGAGACGAATGTCCTCAGTGAAATAACAGAAGcaggcaaacatttaaaaaaaaaaatcgtgacCAAGTAGAGCATTTTCTGGGAAagcaaatataatttaatattaatcaaCAGATTCATAGGCCGTGAACTCTGGAGAGGCCCCAGGAGGGAGGAAACCATGGCAGATCACAGGTGACCTGGCCCGGAGAAAGCCAGGTGGACGATCTCTGGGTGATTGATCGGGGCTGAAAAAAGGAGTATGACCTTGGAAACTGGGtgctgtggtggggggggggggggggggggggggcccccagAGGGGGGAAGGCCCAACCGGGGGGCAGCTGGGGTCAGCATGGGGGACACACATCAGGAGAGGCTGTGGTCGTGAGGGGTGACCCACGGTGCCCCCAGtgcagagccagccaggagcaTAGCCAGCGATCTCCAGGTTCAGGAAGAGACGAGCGCTGCCCGTGGGCAGCAGGTGTACCGACTTCCCAGGAGGATACGAGGAGGGGTGCAGCTGGACGGGGATCGAAGAGAAGGTGGCCCCCAGCACGGAGCCACTTCAGGTTGGAGCCCTGTTCGTGACAGCCCGTGGGTCCGGGGCCGTCCGCCCAGCCAGCGACTGACCCCACCGTGCTTCTGACGCGAGTGTCTGTGGCTTTCTCCCCTTTAGCCACTCTCTCCCGCTGCTGAAGAGGAAAACATTCGCCCCACTTTTCCCATCCGAGACCCTCCGTTGTCCACAGCAGGGAGGAGGCGAAGACCCAGCGGCCCCCTCACCCGCATCCCTCACTGGGTCAGGAGCTCCCAGCAACGTCGGGACTGCCGAGGGCTCTGTCCTGAAGCCGGAGCGGCCCCAGGCGTTGCTGTGCTGGGACCAGCGAAGATGCAAACGTAAGGACGGACTAAATTTCAGCCCCCCAAAATaagtcaaaagataaaaaaaagaataccatgtCAAAGGAATTGGTGCCAGAAAGAAGTAGATGATATgcattcctgatttttaaaaaaaaatatatctaagcAAACTGGGAAAGAGTGCATATATCCTTAATGTCATGAAGAATGTCTATCTTCGCCGTGTTTACTATCCTACTGGTGCATAAAACCAAGGGCAGGTGAGGCCACATCTTACACCCAGCAGCGAAGGGCTCTGGCTCTAGAGTCAGTGAGCCTGGCTTTGCACATGGCTCTGTCCCTGAGCCACCGACCCACAGCCCCATCGGCAACAAGCAGCACCTCAGTCGGCTCTGACAACTAGACCAAAATGCCATAGCCCTGGGACTTCTATGACAGACACTTTTCTCTCACAGTTGCGGGTAGTCACATTCTAGTCGAAGGCCCTCTGCCTGGCTTGGAGATGGCCGCCATCTTGCTGTGTCCttaggaggaagagagaaagagacagaacttGCACTCTCTGCTGGCTTCTTACAAGGGCACAAGTCCCATCCTGGGAGCCTCGTGACCTCCCCAAAGCCCCAACTCCAAGTACCATCACACCGGGGGCTTGAGCTCtatggggccgggggtgggggtggggatacaTACAGTCCACAGCACGCAGATAAGGAGAGCAATCCTTCCACTGTTGTTCTAGAACTTCTAGCCCACATAATAGATAAGAAAACCCAAAAAGCCTGAGGTCCGGAAAGGAGATCACATGATGATTGAAGAATGATATTATTGTTTGACACGAAAACTCAAGAGAATGATCTAAAGTGAACATGAaagttagggcgcctgggtggctcagtggttaagccgctgccttcggctcaggtcatgatctcagggtcctgggatcgagtcccgcatcggactctctgctcagcagggagcctgcttcctcctctctctctgcctgcctctctgcctacttgtgatctctctctctgtcaaataaataaataaaatctttaaaaaaaaaaaaaaagaaagaaagttagcaAGAAGGTGCACGTCCCCAACTTATCCAAAAGCCTATATACCAGTAGTATGTCCAAAAATCATAATGATGTACGATCCCAATGTTATAAAGATGTTAATTATCCCCCAAATTAATGTATAGctttaatgttatttattgatATTCAATCACTAGACACTACGGGTCCTAAAGTTGATTCGAAAACGATGAAGAAACAGTGAAGGGTCAAGCTGCGCCATCAGGTATTAAGCAGAAAACCATATGAGTAAAAATCACTCAGGACAGATGCACAGCACTGGTTTCCTGAagaggggacagacagacagatgccTGCCTGGATGGCAGCTTGGTAGGAATCTAATCTCTAGCCTCAACCGCTTATTTACAAATGTGGAAACTAAGACAAAAGATTCATGAGCCTCAAGTCCTCCCTTGAGGACAACTTTGCCCCTCGGGAGATGTTTGACAATGTGTGGagtctttttttcattgtcaaAGCTGGACGGGGTGTGATTGGCCCCCGATGGGTAGAGACCACTGATGCTGCCACCCAGCTGACAAAGACGAGACAATCCGCTTAACATAGAATTATTTGGCCCCAAATGGAGATTGTGCCCAGGTAGAGAAACCCTGGTCCAGGTTGATGGATCAGGGACGAATCCACGGCAGCGCCATGTTGAGTGCCTCAGGTCCAAGTCGGCGGAGCTGTAACGTACACACAACGCCAGTTTCAGGCGTCCGACGTGATGCCGTGATGACGTGATGTGCttgtatattgcaaaataatcacTGCTGTGAGGTTGGTTGACACACCCTTCACTTCTCATCATGACCCTTTGGTTGTAGTGGGGACAACAGTTCCGATCCACTCTCCAGGTGACTTTCAAGGGTACAATTCAGTATTGTCACCTCTAGTCAGGACACTGCACGGGGCTCCTGGACTTCCCCGTGATAACTGGTGCTTTGTCCGCCTCGGCCAGCATCTCCTGGTTCCCCCACCTGCACCTCTGGTATCCCCCACCTACTCTCTATTTCTAGGAGTTCAGCTTCGTCCGATCACATagcctttgtctttctcttacttcgTTTAGACTGACACCCTCAGGACTCATCCGTGTTTTCACAAAGGACTCCCCTCCTTTTCACGGCTGATCAACGCCCCATTGTGACTATGCTGTGGATCTCTCCATCTGTCTCCTTTTGTACATTTTCCTTATCTACCCACCATTGTGGACACGTAGGTTCTGTCCATGTTTTACTTATTGTAAATCTGCAATGAAACGGGAGTGCGTGTGTCGCTTCGAGATGGTGATTTTATCCCTTTTGGATATGTGGCCCCACCTCAGAGATACTGTGGGcttggttccagaccaccacaataaggCAAATGCTGCATGAAACCCATCAATGTATTTTTCGGTTTCccgttgcatttttttttttttaatcctcaactTTAATTATGATTCAGAAAAAACTTAAGTCAATAactttctctggaaaaatatGCTGACTGTAGGTAGTCTGCAGTCATTTGAGACAGGGGGAGAACTGGTAAGTTAAATTGCCCTCTTTTCTAGTCTGGAAACCATAAAAAGTCCCAGGTCCTGTCTGATTATAGGTATGCGTGTGCCCAAAATGGATGAGAAAAAACAACTAGAAAGGCAAAAGCTGCAAAGCTTAGGGCATGCAATGGGCTCTGAAAGTCTCAGAAATGTCCAGAGCAGCAACAAGGAACACGTGCCTGGCATTGAAGCCCTTTTCCGCCATCTTTGTCTCTTGCTCCATGTGCCCTGGAGGGAACGGACACTCCCCTTTCTGTCCAGCTCATCCACCCCCTCGTCTGTAACTCAGTGTCCCACTGTTGTCGGCAGCTCTCTTGGCTCATCTTCCTGAATGGGGCCAGTTGCTTTTCCATTGAAGCCAGCAAAGGAATCTCTGAGGATGTGTTCCGATCGGTGCCATTTAGCTTCTCCCCAAACACAGTGAGAAATGGTGTGGTGTGAGTATATGGAACCCGGAGCCTCATTCGTCATGGTGTCCTGATACTCATCAGTCGGATTTTTCCGCAGGGAGGCAAGTATATCATGCAACTCCTTGTCAAAATGCcaacagaactaaaacaaacaatcctaaaatgtgtaggatgggtgcctgagtggcatagccagttaagtgtccaactctcgatttccgctctgggcatgatctcagggttgtgagatcgagcccacggcaagctctgcactcagcagggggtcttgctactctgctttctcctctccctctgctgttccctctgcacactctctctcaaaataaataaatctgaaaataggggctcctgggtggctcagttgcctaagcgtctgcttttggctcaggtcatgatcccagggtcctgggatcggaccccgagttgggctccctgcttggtgggaagtctgcttctccctctcccactccccctgcttgtgttcctgctctcgctgtctctctctctctctgtcagacaaataaataaaatcttgaaaataaatacatctaaaaataaacaaaataaaatttgtaaggaatCACAAAAGAGCTCGAATAGctaaagcagtcttgaaaaacaaaagtggagGTCACCATTCCAGACTCCAGGTTATATTACAGAgtggtagtaattaaaacagtatggtactggaataaaaatagacacatagctCAGTTagatagaacagaaaacccagaaataaatccacaattatatggtcaattaatcttcgacaaagcaggaaagaatatcccatgggaaaaagaccgtctcttcaacaaatggtgatggtaaaattggacagccacatgcagaagaatgaaattggaccatttccttacaccacacacaaaaatagactcaaaatggacgaaagacctacgtgtgagacctgaaactataaaaattcatgaaaagaacacaggcagtgatctctctgacatcagttgaagcaacatttttctagatttatctcctgaggcaaaggaaataaaagtcaaaataaattattaggacTACATCGGaaaaaaggcttctgcacagcgaaggaaacaatcaacacaacctaaaaggcaactgacagaatgggaagagatatttgcaaatgacatatctgagaAAGGGTTAgtaaccaaaatacataaagaacagacacaactccacacccaaaaacacaaataatccatttaaaaatggacagaacacaggaacagacatttgtccaaaCAAGACATCCAgctggccaacagatacatgaaaagatgttcaatgtcactCATCGTCCAGGAAATGCAATtcgaaaccacagtgagatccccCCTCATGCCAGTCAGAGCAGCTGAAATCGACAACATAGAAAACAGGAGGCATCACGGAGGGGGTGGACAAAGGGGGCCCCTcgtgcaccattggtgggaacccaagctggggcagccacacTGGAGAACAGTCTGGACGTTCctcaaaaggtaaaaatagagctaccctatgacccagcaatcgcagtactgggtattcaccccagcATACCAAAAGACcccactaattcaaagggatacatgtacccttacgtttatagcagccttatttataattgccaaattATGCAAGTCGCCCAAGTGTCTGTGGATAGATGAAGGGGTAGAGAAGTGGTGTGTAactataatggaatactattcggccataaaaaagaaggaaatcctggcaTTTGCAGTGACATGAGTGGCGcttgagagtattatgctaaacaagaTGTCAGTCAGAGAacgacaaataccatatgctctcAGTCGTGTgtgggaatttgagaaacaaaggagcaaagggaaaaaaaacacagagaaagaaacaaaccaattAACAGACTCTTCACTggagagaacacactgatggccaccagaggggagaagggggggtcTGGTGGAAATTTAGAGGATGGGGTGCACTTATTGTGCAATTaccataatgaaaacaaaacataaaatgaggGAGTGAGCCCAGCTGTTCGGGATGATGAAAACGTGCGGCTTGCCATCTTTGCCAACATGCTGGGTGTGTCACTCttcctgcttgtccttctctgtcACTGGGAGGCCAGCAACAACCGCAAGAAGCAGGAGTAGAAGTGGCGCTTTCCCCACGCCTGGATTGTGGTACATGATCTGAGGCGAGATGGCCGGTGTGAAGGGGCTTCACGTTCCCCTCCGTCCCTCTACCCACAACATTCAAAGTAGCTGCACTTGATTTTTCCcagacaattttatttccttggagTCTTCCTTAGACCTCTGGGGCAAGAAGTTGCCACCGAGTAGGACCGGGACAGGGGCTTTCTTTTCTGCTCCCTCCCACCggtataaaaatatagatatgtTTTCTGTGGATTTCCCCcaccaaaaacagaaataataataaaaaaaaaacaatgaagaaagaaaaatacataaaatttaaaaaaagaaacgtAGTGGTGACTAGATTATCCTTAGGACTCTGTATTAATTCTATAAtattctttggttttttgtttgtttgtttgtttgtttgttttgttttgagagagagagagagaatgagccaaggcaagagaagcaaagggaggggcgcctgggtggctcagtgggttaaagcctctgccttcggctcgggtcatgatcccagggtcctgggatcgagccccacatcgggctctctgctcagcagggagcctgcttcctcctctctctgactgcctctctgcctacttgtgatctctgtctgtcaaataaaaaaaaaaaaattttaaataataataataaaaaaaacgaaaagagaagcaaagggag
This Mustela nigripes isolate SB6536 chromosome 13, MUSNIG.SB6536, whole genome shotgun sequence DNA region includes the following protein-coding sequences:
- the DLK1 gene encoding protein delta homolog 1, translated to MTATAALLPVLLLLLAFGHSVHGAECLPACHPQNGFCEDDNVCRCQPGWQGPLCDQCVTFPGCVNGLCVEPWQCICDDGWDGNLCDRDVRACASTPCANNGTCTNLDSGQYECSCAPGFSGKDCQKKDGPCVINGSPCQHGGTCVDDEGRASHASCLCPPGFSGNFCEIVANSCIPNPCENQGICTDIGGDFRCRCPAGFVDKTCSRPVGNCASDPCLNGGTCWQHTQVRYECVCKPEFTGPLCGRKRAPSPQQVTRLPSGYGLTYRLTPGVHELPVPQPEHRILKVSMKELNKNTPLLSEGQAICFTVLGVLTSLVVLGTVGIVFLNKCEAWVSNLRYSRRLRQKKNLLLRYNSGEDLAVNIIFPEKIDMATFTKEAGEDDI